A single Lactuca sativa cultivar Salinas chromosome 8, Lsat_Salinas_v11, whole genome shotgun sequence DNA region contains:
- the LOC111902017 gene encoding cysteine-rich receptor-like protein kinase 2: protein MESILINFIILLLIVTTSEGAPRNEMIQLSCNNQIENNPILFSSNFIQTADKIGTQVQSSLLGTANSGTGPDGNFGLSQCYGDLSTSDCIICYDSAHYLVSRCFPYTGARVYLDGCFMRFQNYSFFDEYSGPNDTAVCGNTTRNSNPFQDSVRQAVLKSVTDALTNVDYFAREVTVSANGNESVYVMAQCWKTLNSSSCRSCLDTASNLMLQCLPWSEGRALNTGCFMRYSDVNFLNPVASRRSNRGRIIAIITASVSSMLILVVALLIGLYIWRRRVIEKKRTGSYDAKKLAKILTDSSLNFKYSTIEKATGNWNDSNKLGQGGFGIVYKGVLPDGREIAVKRLFFNNKFRAADFYNEVNMISSVEHKNLVRLLGCSCSGPESFLVYEFLPNMSLDHFIFDAIKGKELNWEKRFEIIIGTTEGLVYLHENTKIRIIHRDIKAANILLDSRLRAKIADFGLARSFQQDMTHISTAIAGTLGYMAPEYLAFGQLTEKADVYSYGVLLLEVVTGMQNNRSKDSEDSDSLVSIAWTHFQQGTVEEILDPNLMFNNTYPKHSFKKEAVKVVHVGLLCTQEAPSLRPSISMALKMLVKDDEPLPTPSNPPFIDRNEFNELEEKLQRYHDDDDLGSVATVSHSRFLPR, encoded by the exons ATGGAATCTATTCTTATCAACTTCATCATACTTTTACTTATAGTAACTACATCAGAGGGGGCTCCTAGAAACGAAATGATCCAATTATCATGCAATAATCAGATAGAAAACAACCCAATACTCTTCAGTTCAAACTTCATCCAAACAGCCGATAAGATCGGGACCCAAGTACAATCTTCTCTTCTCGGAACAGCAAATTCAGGCACAGGACCCGATGGTAATTTCGGGCTTTCTCAATGCTATGGCGATCTTTCTACAAGCGATTGCATCATCTGTTATGATTCAGCCCATTATCTTGTCTCCCGTTGCTTTCCTTACACTGGAGCTAGGGTTTATCTCGATGGCTGTTTTATGCGATTCCAGAACTACAGTTTCTTCGATGAGTATTCTGGACCTAACGACACTGCTGTTTGTGGGAATACCACAAGGAATAGTAACCCGTTTCAAGATTCAGTAAGACAAGCTGTTTTGAAATCTGTGACTGATGCGTTGACTAATGTTGACTATTTTGCAAGAGAAGTTACAGTTTCTGCAAATGGAAATGAATCAGTTTATGTAATGGCACAATGCTGGAAGACATTGAATTCAAGCTCTTGTAGGAGTTGTTTAGACACTGCATCTAATTTGATGTTGCAGTGTTTACCATGGTCTGAAGGGCGTGCATTGAATACAGGGTGTTTTATGAGGTATTCTGATGTCAATTTTCTCAATCCTGTGGCATCAAGAAGAAGCAATAGAG GGAGGATAATAGCTATTATCACAGCTTCTGTTAGCTCCATGTTGATTCTTGTTGTTGCTTTGTTAATTGGTTTATATATATGGAGAAGAAGAGTTATAGAAAAGAAAAGAACAGGTTCATATGATGCCAAAAAACTAGCAAAAATTCTTACAGATAGTAGCTTGAACTTTAAATACTCCACTATTGAAAAAGCCACAGGAAATTGGAATGATTCTAATAAACTTGGCCAAGGTGGCTTTGGAATTGTCTACAAG GGTGTTCTTCCAGATGGAAGAGAAATAGCTGTGAAGAGGCTTTTCTTCAACAACAAATTTAGAGCAGCAGATTTTTATAATGAAGTTAACATGATTAGCAGTGTTGAACATAAAAACCTTGTGAGGTTGTTAGGATGCAGTTGTTCAGGACCCGAAAGTTTTCTTGTATACGAGTTTCTACCCAACATGAGCCTCGATCACTTCATTTTTG ATGCGATAAAAGGGAAGGAACTAAATTGGGAGAAGAGGTTTGAAATTATTATTGGCACAACCGAAGGTCTAGTCTACCTTCATGAAAATACCAAGATCCGAATTATTCACAGAGATATTAAAGCTGCTAATATTTTATTGGACTCGAGGCTTCGTGCTAAAATAGCTGATTTTGGGTTAGCCAGATCTTTTCAACAAGATATGACTCACATCAGTACTGCTATTGCTGGAACACT TGGATATATGGCTCCGGAGTATTTGGCGTTTGGTCAGTTAACCGAAAAGGCGGATGTGTATAGTTATGGTGTGTTGTTGCTGGAGGTAGTTACTGGAATGCAAAACAATAGAAGCAAAGACTCAGAAGATTCAGACAGTTTAGTATCAATT GCATGGACACATTTCCAACAAGGTACAGTGGAGGAAATACTTGATCCAAACCTAATGTTTAATAACACATACCCAAAACACAGTTTCAAAAAGGAGGCTGTAAAAGTTGTACATGTAGGACTCTTATGCACACAAGAAGCTCCATCATTAAGACCTTCCATATCAATGGCACTAAAAATGCTTGTAAAAGATGATGAACCCTTACCTACCCCCTCTAATCCCCCATTTATTGATAGAAATGAATTTAATGAACTTGAGGAGAAACTACAACGTtatcatgatgatgatgatttagGTTCGGTTGCTACTGTTTCCCATAGTCGTTTCTTGCCAAGGTAA